CAGCGCTGGCTTGACGTCCCGCACGCGCCGGATCGACTGCAGGGCCGTGGCCACCGCATGGTCCAGCGACCGCCGCAGCCAGTGGTCCGAGGGCAGTTCCTCCACCCACTGCGGGAGGTGCACGTCGACTTCCTTCACCGGGAACTCGAAGAGCGCCTGTTCCAGGATGCGGTGCAGCCCGGCCCGGGTGAGGTGCTGGATGTTGGCGGGAAGCACGGTCGCCCCGTACTCGGCCGACAGCTGTTCCGCGAGGGCCTGCGTCTCCGGCGCGTCCGGCCGCGCGCTGTTGAGCAGCACCAGGAACGGCTTGCCGAGGTTCTGGATCTCCTCGACGGTCTGGCGTTCCGCTTCGACGTACGCGTCGCGGCCGAGCTCGCCGAAGCTGCCGTCCGTCGTGACGACGATGCCGAGCGTGGAGTGGTCGGTGATGATCTTGCGGGTGCCGATCTCGGCCGCCTCGTCGAAGGGGATGTCGTAGTCGAACCACGGCGTCCGCACCATGCGTGGCGCGTCGTCCTCGGTGTACCCGACGGCGCCGGGCACGGGAAAGCCGACCGAGTCGACCAGCCGCACGCGCAGCGTCAGGTTGTCGCCGACCGTGATGGCCACGCCCTCGTCCGGCACGAACTTCGGCTCCGTCGTCATGACCGTGCGACCCGCGCCGCTCTGCGGAAGCTCGTCGACCGTCCGCTGGCGTTCGGCCTCGTCTTCGATGTTCGGCAGCACTAACAGATCCATAAACTTTTTGACGAAGGTGCTCTTGCCGGTGCGGACGGGCCCGACGACGCCGATGTACACGTTTCCGTTGGTACGTGTGGCGATGTCCTGAAAGATATCGAACGCTTCCACCCAAGTCCCTCCCTCTGAATCGGGTCACCCCGCGCGCCCGTGCGGCGTGGGGGCCCGACGGCGCCGGCCATCGGTCTCGACGCCACCGCCCCTGTCCAGGGCTGGGGCTGCTACATGTATATGAGACGGGTCGGAGGGTATGACGGGCGGAGGGAGACCCCGCGCCGGCTAGCGCGGGCGGGTGAAGACCGACTCGGCGGGTCGCCGCTCCCGCGCGCGGTACTTCCACACGATGGGCGTGCCTTCCAGGTCGTACGTCTCGCGGAGGCGGTTCTCCAGGTACCGCTCGTAAGAAAAGTGGACGCGGTCCGGGTCGTTGACGAAGAGGAGGAACTGCGGGGGCCGGGTGTCCACCTGCGTGCCGTAGTAGATCCGGAACGGCTTTCCGTGGACGGCCGGAGGCTGCCGGTACAGCTGGGCGTCCTGCAAGAAGCGGTTCAGGTCCGGCGTGGAAAGCTGGAACGCGTGGGCGGCGGCCACCTTGTCCACGATGCCCGCCAGGCGGCCGACGCGCTGCCCCGTCCGCGCGGAGATCGTCACGATCGGAGCGTAGTGAAGCGCCGGCAGGGCCTCGCGCGCCTCGGCGGCGGCGACGTCCGCGGGCCGCTCGCGCGCGTCGACCGCATCCCACTTGTTCAAAAGAATCGCCGCCGCGCGGCCTCGCTCCGCGATCAGCCCGCCGATGCGCTGGTCCTGCTCCGTCACGCCCTCCGTGGCGTCGACGACGAGCAGCGCCACGTCGCAGCGCGCGATCGCCTGCTCGGCGCGCCGGACACTGTAGAATTCGACCGAGGAATCGATGCGGCTGCGCCGCCGGATGCCGGCCGTGTCGATGAGCACGTACGTCTTCCCGTACGCCCGCCACTCGACGTCGACGGCGTCCCTCGTGGTCCCCGGCAGGTCGGCGACGATCTGCCGCTCCTCGTTCAGCAGCCGGTTGACGAGCGAGGACTTGCCCACGTTCGGCCGCCCGACGATGGCCACGCGCACCGGAGCCGGCTCGTCCTCGCCGCCTTCGCCCGCCGCCGCGCCGGCGGGCAGGTGCGCGACGACGGCATCCAGCAGGTCGTCGATGCCGAGGCCGTGTTCCGCGGAAATCGGGAGCGGCTCACCGAGGCCGAGGGCGTAGAACTCGGCGCTCGCCGCGCGCGCTCGCTCGCTCTCCGCCTTGTTCGCGACGAGCAGGACCGGTCGCCGCGCCCGGCGGAGTTCGTCGGCAATGGCCTCGTCCACGGGTGTCACGCCGGCACGCGCGTCCACGAGGAACAGCACCACGGCCGCCTGCCGGACCGCCTCCAGCGCCTTGGCGTGGACCAGCGGTTGCAGGGTGTCCTCCTCCGGTGGCATGAGGCCGCCGGTATCGAGCAACCGGAAGCGCCGCCCGCCCCACTCGACGACCGTCTCGACCGCATCCCGGGTGACGCCGGGCCGCGCCTCCACGATCGCGGCGCGCCGCCCGGCGAGGCGGTTGAACAGCGTCGACTTGCCGACGTTCGGGCGTCCCGCGATGACGACGCTCGGCAGAGCCATGGCCGCACCTCCACGGGGATTATCCCGTCCTTGCCCGCCGAGGGCAACGCCCCGCCGGGGCGCCGTCACCGCCGGCCCGGCGGCCAGCGCTCGCGCAGCTCGCCGAGGACGTCCGCCAGCGCCATGGCGAGGACGCCGCCGATCACGGCCGCGTCAAAGGCGCCGCCCCCGCCGAGCCACGTCCGCCCCGGGATGCCCATGGCGACAAGTTCCGCGTAACGCAAGAGACCGGCCACGACGACCCCGGCCGACCCGCCGACAAACGCCGCCCGCCGCGACCTTCCGAAGGCGTACCCGACGATGGCCGCCAGCACGGCGGCGGTTGCGACCGAGACCGTCGAGCCCGCCGCCGGCCCGACCAGAAGGATGCGCTCGGCGCCCCACACGGCGGCCCCGGAGGCGAGCGCCGCGAGCCACACGTGGCTGCGCTCCCAGGGCGTGTCGGCGTGCCAGTACACCCAAACGCCCAGCGCAAGGGGTACGAGGCCCCCGCCCACGTTGACGACGAGCTCAGGGCCACGCGGGACGACCGTGACGTTCACGAAGCTGCCGGCGAGCAAGGCGCCCAACCACGCGAGCGCCTGCGCCGGAGTCATGTGGAGCCGGGCCAGGACCCGGTCCGTCCAGCCGAACACGACCAGCACGGCCAGTGCCACGAGAATCAGGTTGCCGCCTGGCAGGAGTGCGCCCTCCTCCAACTATGTATTGCCCCGGCCGTCCCGCGGCCATGAAGAACAAAACCCGCGGCCCGTCCTCGACGGACAGGCCGCGGGCCACGAGCGCTTCCAGCCGGGGCTTAGGTCAACGGTTTTCGCGCTCTTCCTCC
The window above is part of the Clostridia bacterium genome. Proteins encoded here:
- the der gene encoding ribosome biogenesis GTPase Der produces the protein MALPSVVIAGRPNVGKSTLFNRLAGRRAAIVEARPGVTRDAVETVVEWGGRRFRLLDTGGLMPPEEDTLQPLVHAKALEAVRQAAVVLFLVDARAGVTPVDEAIADELRRARRPVLLVANKAESERARAASAEFYALGLGEPLPISAEHGLGIDDLLDAVVAHLPAGAAAGEGGEDEPAPVRVAIVGRPNVGKSSLVNRLLNEERQIVADLPGTTRDAVDVEWRAYGKTYVLIDTAGIRRRSRIDSSVEFYSVRRAEQAIARCDVALLVVDATEGVTEQDQRIGGLIAERGRAAAILLNKWDAVDARERPADVAAAEAREALPALHYAPIVTISARTGQRVGRLAGIVDKVAAAHAFQLSTPDLNRFLQDAQLYRQPPAVHGKPFRIYYGTQVDTRPPQFLLFVNDPDRVHFSYERYLENRLRETYDLEGTPIVWKYRARERRPAESVFTRPR
- the spoIVA gene encoding stage IV sporulation protein A — protein: MEAFDIFQDIATRTNGNVYIGVVGPVRTGKSTFVKKFMDLLVLPNIEDEAERQRTVDELPQSGAGRTVMTTEPKFVPDEGVAITVGDNLTLRVRLVDSVGFPVPGAVGYTEDDAPRMVRTPWFDYDIPFDEAAEIGTRKIITDHSTLGIVVTTDGSFGELGRDAYVEAERQTVEEIQNLGKPFLVLLNSARPDAPETQALAEQLSAEYGATVLPANIQHLTRAGLHRILEQALFEFPVKEVDVHLPQWVEELPSDHWLRRSLDHAVATALQSIRRVRDVKPALESLKASEHVADAGVERADLGTGVVDAFLDTRDEVYVQVLNEIAGFDTTRADVMIRMMRQMAEAKQEYERLRDALADVRERGYGVVVPSLQDMTFEEPEMVRKGNQFGVRLKASAPSLHILRADVSAEYTPILGTERQSADLVRYLTEKFEDDPRKIWESEIFGKSLHELLRETITGKLDRMPENTQKKLQETIARIVNEGSGGLICIIL
- a CDS encoding DUF1614 domain-containing protein yields the protein MEEGALLPGGNLILVALAVLVVFGWTDRVLARLHMTPAQALAWLGALLAGSFVNVTVVPRGPELVVNVGGGLVPLALGVWVYWHADTPWERSHVWLAALASGAAVWGAERILLVGPAAGSTVSVATAAVLAAIVGYAFGRSRRAAFVGGSAGVVVAGLLRYAELVAMGIPGRTWLGGGGAFDAAVIGGVLAMALADVLGELRERWPPGRR